The Candidatus Nanohalococcus occultus genome contains a region encoding:
- a CDS encoding DUF456 domain-containing protein, giving the protein MEPVTIAVIVLLIAGVVGSIVPMAPGALFSIIGVLLYMYESKEVSLLFSVFGLLTGLFALLTDWFAGSIAAKAGGASNTTSLMAGIAGVFGFIFLGGPIGLAIAVAATVFLREYLIHGDSNRSLKASAYSTLGVLGSALIQAMLTASILVAFLLTILI; this is encoded by the coding sequence ATGGAACCTGTCACCATCGCGGTTATCGTGCTTCTTATAGCAGGAGTAGTTGGAAGCATAGTGCCGATGGCTCCAGGCGCCCTGTTCTCGATAATCGGAGTTTTACTCTACATGTATGAATCAAAGGAAGTAAGTTTGCTTTTCAGTGTTTTCGGTCTTTTAACAGGCTTGTTTGCTCTTTTAACCGACTGGTTTGCCGGTTCGATCGCTGCGAAAGCAGGAGGTGCTTCGAACACAACCAGTTTAATGGCAGGGATCGCAGGCGTTTTCGGCTTTATCTTCCTTGGAGGCCCTATAGGCCTAGCTATAGCGGTAGCAGCCACAGTTTTTCTCAGAGAGTATCTTATCCACGGCGATTCCAATAGAAGTTTGAAGGCCAGTGCTTACTCGACTTTAGGAGTTCTAGGATCGGCTTTAATCCAAGCAATGCTTACAGCTTCGATTCTGGTTGCTTTTTTACTTACAATACTGATTTAG
- the endA gene encoding tRNA-intron lyase codes for MFEGKLYSSGVKVFDEDQAEQIHEDYYYGKFLENGDLHLSPSEAMHLVDREEIVIEKNGDELSRDELYDEFEAIDEEFGYKYPVYSDLRERGLIVKSGFKFGSHFRVYERGVNPYTGGKKQQSQHTKYVVHAVPENHTMSFQEMSRAVRLAQNIRASMLWGVVDSEEGVTYYEVEHTSL; via the coding sequence ATGTTCGAAGGAAAACTCTACAGCTCAGGAGTCAAGGTATTCGACGAGGATCAGGCCGAACAAATCCATGAAGACTATTACTACGGTAAGTTTCTGGAGAACGGGGATCTACATCTTTCTCCAAGTGAGGCAATGCACTTGGTTGACCGCGAGGAAATTGTAATAGAGAAAAACGGCGATGAACTGTCTAGAGATGAGCTTTACGATGAGTTCGAGGCGATTGACGAAGAGTTCGGTTACAAGTATCCGGTCTACAGTGATCTACGGGAGCGGGGACTGATCGTGAAAAGCGGTTTCAAGTTCGGCTCGCATTTCCGGGTCTACGAACGCGGAGTCAATCCCTACACTGGCGGGAAAAAACAGCAGAGCCAGCACACCAAGTACGTGGTACATGCCGTACCTGAGAACCATACGATGAGCTTCCAGGAAATGTCCCGAGCAGTCCGTCTCGCCCAGAACATCCGCGCATCAATGCTTTGGGGAGTAGTCGACTCCGAGGAAGGCGTTACTTACTACGAGGTCGAACACACTAGTCTCTAA
- a CDS encoding metal-dependent hydrolase, with amino-acid sequence MIALSHLIFGLAVGKILDLRIGTVMIFSVLPDIDRIFTFAYPIVRNGFTHSVLVGLGLGVIAYVISERSSTAKSALTGHLSHLSLDLLCFRGIAVLYPATGFYSVGVFSETSFLGNLSVLSVSLILIVFESYTEVLDWIKKFS; translated from the coding sequence GTGATAGCGCTGTCTCATCTGATTTTCGGCTTGGCTGTCGGAAAAATCCTGGATCTCCGGATCGGAACCGTGATGATCTTCTCAGTTTTGCCGGATATAGATCGCATTTTCACTTTTGCCTACCCGATAGTCCGGAACGGCTTCACTCACTCGGTTCTGGTTGGACTTGGGCTTGGAGTTATCGCCTATGTTATTTCGGAGCGGAGTTCAACGGCCAAAAGTGCTTTGACAGGTCATTTATCTCATCTTAGTCTGGACTTACTGTGTTTCAGAGGCATAGCTGTACTTTATCCAGCAACAGGGTTTTATTCAGTCGGCGTTTTCTCTGAAACATCCTTCTTAGGTAATTTAAGTGTTCTTTCAGTTTCTTTGATACTGATTGTCTTTGAAAGCTACACAGAGGTTTTAGATTGGATTAAAAAGTTCTCGTGA
- a CDS encoding hydrogenase/urease maturation nickel metallochaperone HypA: protein MQKEKVGNVLINVMQDLSRISTNDYARIRLNSNLCEPQTFQTLFEYFSRGTILEHVHLDVESMESQLNCSCGNQQVVKEDHPGYMNCPECGRFAEVKDDSYQMVKPDPEIVGQRNSIRF, encoded by the coding sequence GTGCAAAAAGAAAAAGTCGGCAACGTATTAATCAATGTAATGCAGGATCTCTCCAGGATCTCTACGAACGATTATGCTAGGATTAGACTTAACTCTAATCTCTGTGAACCTCAAACCTTCCAGACGCTTTTCGAGTACTTTTCACGCGGAACAATTCTAGAACACGTACACCTGGATGTCGAATCGATGGAATCCCAGTTAAACTGTAGCTGCGGAAACCAGCAGGTTGTCAAGGAAGATCACCCCGGATACATGAACTGTCCTGAATGCGGTCGTTTCGCAGAGGTCAAAGACGATTCCTACCAGATGGTGAAGCCTGATCCGGAGATAGTCGGTCAAAGAAACAGCATCCGTTTCTAG
- the rnhB gene encoding ribonuclease HII: protein MPTILGIDEAGRGPVIGSMFIGGFKIDQSKLEELENLGVKDSKKLSDKKRERLADELREFGEPFLKEITADQIDELREVMTLNEIEIKGFIEVIKQSDADKVVLDLPEPNAERFVNKLKAELPEKYGSREFVAEHGADDEYPIVSAASIIAKSARETHIEELHKKYGYDFKSGYPHDKPTREFLKDFLEENGELPPETRRSWSTADKIIKEVDQSGLGDF, encoded by the coding sequence ATGCCGACTATTCTAGGAATTGATGAAGCAGGACGAGGACCGGTAATCGGCTCGATGTTCATAGGAGGGTTTAAAATCGACCAGTCGAAGCTAGAAGAGTTGGAAAATCTCGGAGTAAAGGACTCGAAGAAGCTTAGCGATAAAAAACGTGAGAGACTGGCGGATGAGCTACGTGAGTTCGGCGAGCCGTTCCTGAAGGAGATCACAGCCGATCAGATCGATGAGCTTCGAGAAGTCATGACTCTCAACGAAATCGAGATCAAGGGATTTATAGAGGTTATCAAACAGTCTGATGCTGATAAAGTGGTTTTGGATCTGCCGGAGCCGAACGCTGAGCGTTTTGTCAACAAGCTGAAAGCAGAGCTGCCGGAAAAGTATGGAAGCCGGGAGTTCGTGGCTGAACACGGTGCGGACGATGAGTACCCGATTGTTTCCGCGGCATCGATTATCGCTAAGTCTGCTAGGGAAACTCACATCGAGGAGCTACACAAAAAGTATGGATACGACTTTAAATCCGGTTATCCGCATGATAAGCCTACCAGAGAGTTTTTGAAAGACTTTTTGGAGGAGAACGGAGAGCTGCCGCCTGAAACCCGTCGGTCCTGGAGTACGGCCGATAAGATAATCAAAGAGGTAGATCAGAGCGGTCTCGGAGATTTCTGA